From Erwinia sp. HDF1-3R, one genomic window encodes:
- a CDS encoding acyl-homoserine-lactone synthase, with protein MKIIQTKLKDMPSSLLVELGSYRYSVFARGEGWSIPSRLSTPGQEYDRFDRSDVTWLIAWTAQHGICGCARLMEWHEPEASLASESRSSKNPLPAWEMSRFSARLEIDSELPLSILWHCVQLAEQSGIRFLYSAATPMLEHMFEKNQVVYEPLTAGVIQSEDNLFAVRIPVQQPHLAEKFRGARRFSPEEVLPTLGVSVSWGSRGR; from the coding sequence ATGAAAATTATACAAACAAAACTTAAGGACATGCCTTCCTCCTTACTGGTCGAATTGGGAAGCTACCGCTACAGCGTTTTTGCCAGGGGGGAAGGGTGGTCAATTCCATCACGACTCAGCACGCCTGGTCAGGAGTACGATCGCTTTGACCGCTCAGACGTGACATGGCTGATTGCCTGGACGGCTCAGCATGGCATCTGTGGCTGCGCCCGACTGATGGAGTGGCATGAGCCAGAGGCCAGCCTGGCCTCGGAGAGTAGAAGCAGTAAAAACCCGCTGCCGGCCTGGGAAATGTCGCGGTTTTCAGCCCGACTTGAAATCGATTCGGAGCTACCGCTGAGTATTTTGTGGCACTGCGTCCAGCTGGCAGAACAGTCAGGGATCCGCTTTCTCTATAGTGCGGCAACGCCTATGCTGGAGCATATGTTCGAGAAAAATCAGGTGGTCTATGAGCCACTGACGGCGGGCGTCATCCAGTCTGAAGACAACCTTTTCGCCGTACGCATTCCCGTTCAGCAGCCCCACCTTGCGGAGAAGTTTCGCGGCGCGCGGCGCTTCAGCCCGGAGGAAGTACTGCCCACGCTGGGCGTTTCCGTTAGCTGGGGTTCCAGGGGGCGCTAG
- a CDS encoding GlpM family protein, which yields MGLLFKALLGALVVVLIGILSKTRSYYIAGLLPLFPTFALIAHYIVGSERGVQALRTTLIFGMWAIIPYFIYLLSLWYFTGFMRLPVALGSGVLCWCVAAGVLISLWAKFQG from the coding sequence ATGGGCTTACTCTTTAAGGCGTTATTGGGCGCGCTGGTTGTGGTGCTGATCGGCATCCTGTCTAAAACGCGCAGCTATTATATTGCAGGGCTCCTGCCTCTTTTCCCTACCTTTGCGCTGATTGCACATTATATCGTGGGCAGTGAACGTGGTGTTCAGGCATTGCGCACTACCCTGATATTTGGCATGTGGGCGATTATTCCCTACTTTATCTATCTGCTTTCCCTTTGGTACTTTACGGGATTCATGCGGCTGCCTGTGGCGTTAGGCAGCGGCGTGTTGTGCTGGTGCGTAGCTGCCGGCGTGCTGATTTCGCTGTGGGCAAAATTCCAGGGCTAG
- a CDS encoding DUF2594 family protein — protein MSNTDFSTSEETETLAKEVACMKALVTFMLKGMGQADAGKVIINMERYINQLTDEEQAEVFSGTIKQIKQAYRQ, from the coding sequence ATGAGCAATACAGACTTTTCAACCAGCGAAGAAACTGAAACTCTGGCCAAAGAAGTGGCATGTATGAAAGCACTGGTGACATTTATGTTAAAGGGTATGGGCCAGGCTGATGCCGGTAAAGTCATTATCAATATGGAAAGGTACATTAATCAGTTAACCGATGAAGAGCAGGCTGAAGTGTTCAGCGGCACCATCAAGCAGATCAAGCAGGCTTATCGCCAGTAA
- the uvrY gene encoding UvrY/SirA/GacA family response regulator transcription factor, giving the protein MISVLLVDDHELVRAGIRRILEDIKGFQVVGESNCGEDAVKWCRVNSADIVLMDMNMPGIGGLEATRKIVRYNPDIKIIMLTIHTENPLPARVMQAGAAGYLSKGAAPQEVVNAIRSVNAGQRYIASDIAQQMALSQIEPQKTDSPFDSLSERELQIMLMITRGQKVADISEQLSLSPKTVNSYRYRMFSKLNISGDVELTHLAIRHGLFNPESLISSE; this is encoded by the coding sequence TTGATAAGCGTTCTGCTTGTAGATGACCATGAACTTGTCCGCGCGGGCATCCGCCGCATACTGGAAGACATCAAAGGTTTTCAGGTGGTGGGTGAATCCAACTGTGGCGAAGATGCGGTGAAATGGTGCCGTGTAAACAGCGCAGATATCGTGCTAATGGACATGAATATGCCTGGCATCGGCGGTCTTGAAGCTACACGTAAAATCGTGCGCTACAATCCCGATATCAAAATTATCATGCTCACTATACATACCGAAAACCCTCTGCCTGCGCGAGTCATGCAGGCCGGGGCAGCGGGCTATCTGAGTAAAGGTGCGGCCCCTCAGGAAGTGGTCAATGCTATTCGTTCCGTCAATGCCGGGCAGCGCTATATCGCCTCTGATATCGCCCAGCAGATGGCGTTAAGCCAGATTGAACCTCAGAAAACGGATTCCCCCTTCGATAGTTTGTCGGAACGTGAATTACAGATTATGCTGATGATCACACGGGGTCAAAAAGTGGCAGATATTTCAGAGCAGCTGAGCCTGAGCCCCAAAACAGTTAACAGCTACCGCTACCGGATGTTCAGTAAGCTCAACATCAGCGGTGACGTAGAGTTAACGCATCTGGCCATTCGCCATGGCCTGTTTAATCCGGAGTCGTTGATCAGTAGTGAATGA
- the uvrC gene encoding excinuclease ABC subunit UvrC, which yields MNDVFDAKTFLKSVTSQPGVYRMYDAGETVIYVGKAKDLKKRLSSYFRGNLGSRKTEALVDSIRQIDVTVTHTETEALLLEHNYIKLYQPRYNVLLRDDKSYPYIFLSADAHPRLASHRGAKHAKGEYFGPFPNGYAVRETLSLLQKIFPVRQCENNVYRNRSRPCLQYQIGRCLGPCVAGLVSEEEYAQQISWVRLFLSGKDDQVLNQLVARMEQASRDLKFEEAGRLRDQIQAVRRVTEKQFVSNNGDDLDVIGVAFDSGMACLHVLFIRQGKVLGSRSYFPKIPGGTEMAEVVQTFVGQFYLQGSQARTLPSDILLDFTLPEKDLLAESLTTLAGRRVTIQSRPRGDRARYLKLARTNASTALVSRLSQQSTIHQRLHALATVLKLPEINRMECFDISHTMGEQTIASCVVFDSNGPLRAEYRRYNITGITPGDDYAAMNQVLRRRYGKAIEENKIPDVILIDGGKGQLGQAKTVFAELDVEWDKRKPILLGIAKGTDRKAGLETLFFEPEGEGFSLPPDSPALHVLQHIRDDSHNHAITGHRNKRAKVKNTSALETIEGIGPKRRQQLLKYMGGLQPLMNASVDEIARVPGISQLLAEKIFYSLKH from the coding sequence GTGAATGATGTATTTGATGCTAAAACCTTCCTGAAGTCTGTGACCAGCCAGCCCGGCGTCTACCGTATGTATGATGCAGGCGAAACGGTTATCTATGTCGGAAAAGCCAAAGATCTTAAAAAGCGTCTCTCAAGCTACTTTCGCGGCAACCTCGGGAGCCGTAAAACGGAAGCGCTGGTTGACAGCATTCGTCAGATTGATGTCACGGTAACGCACACAGAAACCGAAGCGTTACTCCTCGAACATAACTACATCAAGCTGTATCAGCCTCGCTACAACGTGCTGCTGCGGGATGATAAGTCTTACCCCTATATTTTCCTTAGTGCGGATGCCCATCCACGCCTGGCCAGTCATCGCGGTGCAAAACATGCGAAAGGTGAATACTTCGGCCCTTTCCCAAATGGTTACGCGGTGCGTGAAACCCTCTCGCTGCTACAGAAAATATTCCCGGTCAGGCAGTGTGAAAATAACGTCTACCGCAATCGCTCCCGTCCCTGCCTGCAATATCAAATCGGACGCTGCCTGGGACCGTGCGTGGCAGGCCTGGTGTCGGAAGAGGAATACGCGCAGCAAATTTCCTGGGTGCGGCTCTTTTTATCCGGTAAGGACGATCAGGTCCTTAATCAGCTGGTCGCACGGATGGAGCAGGCCAGCCGCGATCTCAAATTTGAGGAAGCGGGGCGGCTACGCGACCAGATCCAGGCGGTGCGACGCGTCACTGAAAAGCAGTTCGTCTCCAATAATGGCGACGATCTGGATGTTATCGGCGTGGCTTTTGACTCGGGTATGGCCTGCCTGCACGTCCTCTTTATCCGCCAGGGAAAGGTTCTGGGCAGCCGCAGCTATTTCCCGAAAATACCCGGCGGCACCGAGATGGCCGAAGTGGTGCAGACATTTGTTGGACAGTTTTATTTGCAGGGTAGCCAGGCCCGCACGCTTCCTTCCGATATTCTGCTGGACTTCACCCTGCCTGAAAAGGATCTGCTGGCCGAGTCGCTGACCACCCTTGCCGGACGGCGGGTGACCATCCAAAGCCGTCCGCGAGGCGATCGTGCCCGCTACCTTAAGCTGGCGCGCACTAACGCCAGCACCGCATTGGTCAGCCGTCTCTCGCAGCAGTCGACGATTCACCAGCGGCTTCACGCGCTGGCGACGGTGCTTAAGCTGCCGGAAATTAACCGCATGGAGTGCTTTGATATCAGCCATACCATGGGCGAACAGACCATTGCCTCCTGCGTGGTTTTTGACAGTAATGGTCCGCTGCGTGCGGAGTACCGCCGTTACAATATTACGGGCATCACACCGGGCGATGATTACGCGGCAATGAATCAGGTGCTGCGTCGGCGATACGGTAAAGCCATTGAAGAGAATAAAATTCCGGACGTGATTCTTATCGACGGCGGCAAGGGTCAGTTAGGACAGGCCAAAACGGTTTTTGCGGAGCTGGATGTGGAGTGGGACAAGAGAAAGCCAATTCTGCTGGGGATTGCCAAGGGAACCGATCGTAAGGCCGGGCTGGAAACGCTGTTCTTCGAGCCAGAAGGCGAGGGGTTCTCTCTGCCCCCTGACTCTCCGGCGCTGCACGTGCTTCAGCATATCCGTGACGATTCTCACAATCATGCCATCACCGGGCATCGTAACAAGCGTGCTAAGGTCAAAAATACCAGCGCACTGGAAACGATTGAGGGCATTGGTCCGAAACGCCGCCAGCAGTTGCTGAAATACATGGGCGGCCTCCAGCCCCTGATGAATGCGTCGGTGGACGAAATCGCCAGGGTGCCGGGGATTTCGCAGTTACTGGCGGAGAAAATCTTTTATTCGCTGAAACACTAA
- the pgsA gene encoding CDP-diacylglycerol--glycerol-3-phosphate 3-phosphatidyltransferase, translating into MHFNIPTLLTLFRVVLIPFFVLAFYLPFQWAPLACALIFIVAAITDWFDGYLARRLKQTTRFGAFLDPVADKVMVAIALVLVAEHFHAWWVTLPAATMIAREIIISALREWMAEIGKRSSVAVSWIGKVKTTAQMLSLFALLWRYDSTVIGIGVVALYIAAVLTFWSMFQYLNAARGDLFER; encoded by the coding sequence ATGCATTTTAACATTCCGACCTTACTTACTCTGTTTCGTGTCGTTTTGATTCCGTTCTTTGTGTTGGCATTCTACCTGCCATTTCAATGGGCTCCGCTGGCTTGCGCGCTTATTTTTATCGTGGCGGCCATCACTGACTGGTTCGATGGCTACCTTGCCCGACGCCTGAAACAGACCACCCGCTTTGGCGCGTTCCTCGATCCCGTGGCGGATAAAGTGATGGTGGCAATTGCCCTGGTGCTGGTGGCCGAACACTTCCACGCCTGGTGGGTTACGCTGCCCGCAGCAACGATGATCGCACGTGAAATTATCATCTCTGCCCTGCGCGAATGGATGGCAGAAATAGGCAAGCGCAGTAGCGTGGCCGTTTCATGGATCGGTAAAGTCAAAACCACCGCCCAGATGCTCTCTCTCTTTGCGCTGCTCTGGCGCTATGACAGCACCGTTATTGGCATTGGCGTGGTCGCGCTGTATATCGCTGCGGTGCTGACTTTTTGGTCGATGTTCCAGTATCTCAACGCTGCGCGCGGTGATTTGTTCGAACGGTGA
- a CDS encoding IS630 family transposase: MPIIAPISPEERRLMRKAIHKTRDKNHARRLTAMLMLHRGDRVSHVAKALCCARSSVGRWINWFTLFGVEGLKSLPAGRSRRWPFEHICTLLRELIKHSPADFGYQRSRWSTELLAIKIREITGHRLHAGTLSRWLPSAGLVWRRAAPTLRIRDPHKDEKMAVICQALDKCSAEHPVFYEDEVDIHLNPKIGADWQLRGQQRRVVTPGQNEKYYLAGALHSGTGKVSYVVGSSKSSVLFISLLKHLKAGYRRAKTIRLIVDNYIIHKSREIQRWLKANPKFSVIYQPVYSPWVNHVERLWQALHDTVTRNHQCRSMWQLLRKVHRFMETVSPFPGGKHGLAKV, from the coding sequence ATGCCGATCATAGCACCCATTTCCCCTGAAGAACGACGCCTGATGCGAAAAGCTATCCATAAAACGCGTGACAAAAACCATGCCCGCAGACTGACGGCCATGCTGATGCTGCATCGGGGTGACCGTGTCTCCCACGTCGCCAAAGCGCTCTGCTGCGCCCGTTCATCCGTCGGGCGTTGGATAAACTGGTTTACGTTGTTCGGTGTTGAAGGACTCAAATCGTTACCCGCAGGGCGCTCCCGCCGATGGCCATTTGAGCATATCTGTACATTGTTACGTGAACTGATAAAGCACTCGCCCGCTGATTTTGGTTATCAACGTTCACGCTGGAGTACGGAGCTGCTGGCTATAAAAATCAGAGAGATAACCGGGCACCGGTTACACGCCGGAACCCTTAGTCGCTGGCTGCCGTCAGCCGGGCTTGTCTGGCGCAGGGCGGCACCGACGCTGCGGATCCGTGACCCGCACAAAGATGAAAAGATGGCGGTGATCTGTCAGGCGCTGGACAAATGCAGCGCAGAGCATCCGGTATTTTATGAAGATGAAGTGGATATCCATCTCAATCCCAAAATCGGTGCAGACTGGCAACTGCGCGGGCAGCAAAGACGCGTGGTAACACCGGGTCAAAATGAAAAATATTACCTGGCGGGCGCGCTGCACAGCGGAACGGGCAAAGTCAGCTACGTTGTCGGCAGTAGTAAAAGTTCGGTGTTGTTTATCAGCCTGCTTAAGCACCTGAAGGCGGGTTACCGCCGTGCAAAAACGATCAGGCTGATTGTCGATAACTACATCATCCACAAAAGCCGTGAAATCCAGCGCTGGCTGAAAGCGAACCCGAAGTTCAGCGTGATTTATCAGCCGGTTTACTCACCGTGGGTGAACCATGTTGAGCGATTATGGCAGGCGCTTCACGACACGGTAACCCGCAACCACCAGTGCCGTTCAATGTGGCAGTTGCTGAGAAAGGTTCATCGCTTTATGGAAACCGTCAGTCCATTCCCCGGCGGGAAACATGGCCTGGCAAAAGTGTAG
- a CDS encoding DsbA family protein gives MTKFCLFAAILAASVLCTSASAKPYSTLSPPVPDAPDVVEFFSFYCGPCYLFTDQYPVVAGINRILPAGNSVTRYHVSAMGKLGHELSEAWAVATVTGVTDLVEHRLFIAVQRDRSINKLDDIYAIFSEAGISPEAYNSARHSMMTRAFIARQEAMVSAFRVSGTPSFYVKGRYLIDNSGVKAKTPEGYVAAYAGLVSELLKNK, from the coding sequence ATGACAAAATTCTGTCTGTTTGCGGCGATTCTGGCCGCATCTGTATTATGCACCAGCGCATCAGCAAAGCCGTACAGTACGCTTTCACCTCCCGTGCCTGATGCACCCGACGTGGTGGAGTTTTTCTCTTTTTATTGTGGCCCCTGCTATTTATTTACTGACCAGTACCCCGTAGTCGCAGGAATTAACCGGATACTTCCGGCAGGAAACAGCGTGACCAGGTATCACGTCAGTGCTATGGGAAAACTCGGTCATGAACTGAGCGAGGCCTGGGCAGTCGCCACGGTTACGGGTGTGACAGACCTCGTGGAGCACCGGCTGTTTATAGCGGTTCAGCGCGACAGGTCAATAAATAAGCTGGACGATATCTATGCGATATTCAGTGAGGCGGGCATCAGTCCGGAAGCGTATAACAGCGCGCGGCACAGCATGATGACCAGAGCATTTATCGCCCGGCAGGAGGCTATGGTCAGCGCCTTCAGGGTTAGCGGCACCCCCTCTTTTTACGTAAAGGGCCGCTACCTTATTGACAATAGCGGCGTGAAAGCAAAGACTCCGGAGGGCTATGTTGCTGCGTATGCTGGTCTCGTTTCAGAGCTACTTAAAAATAAGTGA